A part of Acropora palmata chromosome 6, jaAcrPala1.3, whole genome shotgun sequence genomic DNA contains:
- the LOC141884084 gene encoding 72 kDa type IV collagenase-like yields MRKFRVTATISCTCSTACAQETTSGECCSFPFEYKGKTYDSCTMVDGNRPWCSLTPIYDKKRRRDCLLPQPPPCSIKTTTGECCSIPFKYKGKTYDSCTLVDLNTPWCSLDPVYNGTRGNCGKYSCYTELLFGNNYEQEQVSVIREPQLADAAAT; encoded by the exons ATGAGAAAGTTCCGAGTAACCGCAACCATTAGTTGTACTTGCTCAACAGCTTGCGCTCAGGAAACTACAAGCGGTGAATGCTGCAGCTTCCCGTTCGAATACAAGGGAAAGACATATGATTCCTGCACAATGGTGGATGGCAATAGGCCTTGGTGTTCCCTTACTCCTATTTAtgacaagaaaagaagaagagacTGTT TGCTGCCACAACCACCACCGTGTTCTATAAAAACCACTACTGGAGAATGCTGCAGTATCCCTTTCAAGTACAAAGGGAAGACTTATGATTCTTGTACTCTTGTGGATCTCAACACACCCTGGTGTTCCTTGGATCCAGTCTACAACGGAACGCGAGGAAATTGTGGCAAGTATTCATGCTACACTGAGCTGTTGTTTGGAAATAACTATGAGCAA GAG CAAGTGTCTGTAATCAGAGAGCCACAACTGGCGGATGCTGCAGCTACATAA
- the LOC141885156 gene encoding uncharacterized protein LOC141885156, whose protein sequence is MARSIFLVRCLCLCWKNIIHITVRETTREMSNLRQTRNCIAYAYRKGFINDREFVLLYDANRSKNPDFPYWNYERFELDELTNAECNAEFRFYKHDIYKLADALQLPDEFVTYNGLIVESIPALCIYLKRFSYPCRYSDMVFHFARPVPEICIITNHMIDWIYNRWHHLLTTYNHNLLSPANLVLYADAVHQSGAALDNCWGFIDGTVRPVCRPGVNQRVIYNGHKRVHSIKFQSVALPNGLVGHLYGPVEGRHHDSSMLGSSGLLQELQRFSNSPITGTPMCLYGDPAYPLRAHLQGPFRGAALTQDQKNYNTAMNGARTAVEWVFGDIINYFKFLDFKKNLKIGLSAVGKMYIDCALIQNAHTILYQSISSEYFGINPPPLDGYFI, encoded by the coding sequence ATGGCGCGCAGTATTTTCCTCGTACGGTGTTTGTGCCTTTGTTGGAAGAATATCATACACATAACCGTAAGAGAAACTACGAGAGAAATGTCAAACTTAAGACAGACGAGAAACTGCATTGCGTATGCATACAGAAAAGGATTTATCAACGACAGagagtttgttttgttatatgATGCAAACAGGTCAAAAAACCCCGATTTTCCGTATTGGAACTACGAAAGATTTGAACTAGACGAGTTGACAAATGCTGAATGCAACGCTGAATTTCGCTTCTATAAACATGACATATACAAACTTGCGGATGCACTTCAGTTGCCAGACGAGTTCGTGACATACAACGGTTTGATTGTCGAATCTATTCCTGCTCTATGTATCTACCTCAAAAGATTTTCATATCCTTGCCGTTATAGCGATATGGTTTTTCACTTTGCAAGACCAGTCCCAGAGATCTGCATCATAACAAATCACATGATTGACTGGATTTATAATCGATGGCATCACTTGCTAACTACCTACAATCATAACCTGCTTTCGCCAGCAAATCTTGTGTTATATGCTGATGCTGTACATCAGTCAGGTGCAGCTTTAGACAATTGTTGGGGTTTCATCGATGGAACTGTTCGGCCAGTGTGTAGGCCAGGTGTCAATCAAAGAGTTATCTACAATGGACACAAGCGGGTGCATTCCATAAAATTTCAATCTGTCGCATTGCCAAATGGACTGGTTGGTCATTTGTATGGCCCTGTAGAAGGGAGGCACCACGATAGCAGCATGCTAGGTTCATCAGGTCTTTTACAAGAGCTGCAAAGATTCTCTAATTCCCCTATAACTGGAACACCCATGTGTCTATATGGCGACCCCGCATATCCCCTGCGTGCACACTTGCAAGGACCTTTTAGGGGTGCAGCTCTAACCCAAGATCAAAAAAACTACAATACAGCCATGAATGGTGCACGCACTGCTGTTGAATGGGTCTTTGGAGACATAATTAAttactttaaatttcttgattttaaaaagaatctCAAAATTGGTTTAAGTGCAGTGGGGAAAATGTACATAGACTGTGCCTTGATTCAGAATGCTCATACTATTTTGTACCAGTCTATTAGCTCAGAGTACTTTGGTATCAATCCACCACCCCTAGatggttattttatttaa
- the LOC141885157 gene encoding uncharacterized protein LOC141885157 — MAKEKATAEDMRNKAMERLSETKKRAGSDLPKKKRKHNGNDTLEYLKEASDRECELKKQELKFKIQQEKSAAAQQTLMLQQMKNQQEQFQTMLQMFMQQQQTQSQALLELLKKRN, encoded by the coding sequence ATGGCAAAGGAAAAGGCTACAGCAGAAGACATGAGAAACAAGGCAATGGAACGTCTatcagaaacaaagaaaagagctGGGTCTGATctgccaaaaaagaaaaggaaacacaaTGGAAATGACACTCTGGAATATTTAAAAGAGGCATCAGATAGAGAATGTGAATTGAAAAAGCAAGAACTTAAGTTTAAAATTCAACAGGAGAAGAGTGCAGCAGCCCAACAAACCCTTATGCTTCAGCAAATGAAGAATCAGCAAGAgcaatttcaaacaatgctTCAGATGTTCatgcaacaacagcaaaccCAAAGCCAGGCCCTGcttgaacttttgaaaaagagaaattga